The DNA segment TGGAAAGGGTGAGTTTTTGGTGGAGTGGTTTGCAATGATCAAAAGAGTCATTATATATATCGTAGGTATGTTTTTGTTGGCAATGGGAGTAGCTTTTTCTATTAAATCTGGACTAGGTGTTTCGCCCGTATCATCCTTTCCATACGCAATGAGCATTGTTTTGGATAAGGACGTGGGATTAATGTCGGCATTAGTGTTTATGTTTTATGTAATGGTTCAAATAGCTCTATTAAGAAAAGAATTTCATCCTAAAAATTTGTTGCAAGTAGGTGTTGCAAGCATGTTTGGTATTTTTGTTTCTTTTTCAAATGCGTTGCTAATAACGGTATACCCTGACACCTATCTATCGAGAATTTACTTGCTTTTAATTAGCTTAGTGTTGATTGCAATCGGCATTATATTTTATCTTACGGCAAACCTTGTTCCGCAGCCACCCGAAGGGATGGTTTTATCAATACAAAAAAAGACAGGAATACCATTTTCTAAAGTGAAAATTATTTTTGACTGTAGCAGCGTCCTTGTTGCAGCATTTTTACTTCTGGTAGCTACAGGGCAAGTACAAGGTTTACGAGAAGGAACATTAATTGCTGCCTTAGGCGTTGGAAAATTAATAGGAATTCTGTCAAAATGGCTTAGGCCTGTATTGATTTCGTTTATAGAAAAAGCGTATTGATTCAAAAATTCTTTTGCAAGATAGTATTATCGTTTTAATGAAAGGGTATATAATATTTCAATATCATGCGGAAGGATGAAGAGAATGATTATTGAGTTAACAGACTCACTAGTACAGAGTATGAAAAAAAGAAAGAA comes from the Tindallia californiensis genome and includes:
- a CDS encoding YczE/YyaS/YitT family protein, with translation MIKRVIIYIVGMFLLAMGVAFSIKSGLGVSPVSSFPYAMSIVLDKDVGLMSALVFMFYVMVQIALLRKEFHPKNLLQVGVASMFGIFVSFSNALLITVYPDTYLSRIYLLLISLVLIAIGIIFYLTANLVPQPPEGMVLSIQKKTGIPFSKVKIIFDCSSVLVAAFLLLVATGQVQGLREGTLIAALGVGKLIGILSKWLRPVLISFIEKAY